In the Geobacter sp. FeAm09 genome, one interval contains:
- a CDS encoding methyl-accepting chemotaxis protein has translation MAWIRDMKIGAKMLAVVSVVILLTLLLGIFSIRQLSQVNNSTVDLATNWMPSIKVLGKVSNDMNLLRRREFQHLLSTEKADMDSWEKKMAVVFDDLKTDLQAYEKLVSSPEEKALYEEIKKNWAAYLVEHEKQLALSRQNKTAEALAVMRGDSTKFFNGTIALVDKGIAINSKGGDDSYQKSIATYNSARIYIVVAIAAAILAGILLALFLSRIITRALIEAVSVANSLARGDLTVEVETNSKDETGQLLLAMKDMVRNLRDMISKTAEISSGIASASNQLHSTSEQISTGAEEVASQTSTVATASEEMAATSGDIARNCTMAAESSKRTSESATSGTTVVHETIVGMGKIAERVKQTADTIGALGTRSEQIGAIIGTIEDIADQTNLLALNAAIEAARAGEQGRGFAVVADEVRALAERTTRATREIGEMIKAIQAETREAVKAMEEGVREVEKGATSSQKSGEALDEILSRINDVTMQINQIATAAEEQTATTGEITSNIQQITEVVHQTARGAEETALAAGQLSEQAQQLQSLVSRFRIA, from the coding sequence ATGGCATGGATACGAGACATGAAGATTGGCGCCAAGATGTTGGCAGTGGTATCGGTGGTGATCCTGCTGACGCTCCTTCTGGGGATCTTCTCCATCCGTCAACTGTCCCAGGTGAACAACTCGACGGTGGACCTCGCCACCAACTGGATGCCGAGCATCAAAGTGCTGGGAAAGGTCAGCAACGACATGAACCTGCTCCGCCGCAGGGAATTCCAGCATCTCCTCTCCACGGAGAAAGCCGATATGGATTCGTGGGAGAAAAAGATGGCGGTCGTCTTCGACGATTTGAAAACTGACCTCCAGGCGTACGAGAAGCTCGTCTCGTCACCGGAGGAAAAGGCGCTCTATGAAGAGATAAAAAAGAATTGGGCAGCCTACCTGGTGGAGCACGAGAAGCAGCTCGCCCTGTCGCGGCAGAACAAAACCGCCGAAGCCCTTGCCGTCATGCGGGGCGACTCCACGAAGTTCTTCAACGGCACCATAGCGCTGGTTGACAAGGGCATCGCCATAAACAGCAAGGGGGGCGACGACTCCTACCAGAAGTCCATCGCCACCTACAACAGCGCCCGGATCTATATCGTCGTGGCGATTGCCGCAGCCATACTGGCCGGGATACTCCTGGCGCTGTTTCTCAGCCGCATCATCACCAGAGCCCTCATAGAGGCGGTCTCCGTGGCCAACAGCCTGGCCAGGGGGGATTTGACGGTGGAAGTCGAGACGAACTCCAAGGATGAGACCGGCCAACTGCTGCTGGCCATGAAGGACATGGTCCGGAACCTGCGCGACATGATCTCCAAAACGGCTGAGATCTCGTCGGGAATAGCCTCGGCCTCCAATCAGCTCCACTCCACCTCGGAGCAGATCTCCACCGGCGCCGAGGAAGTGGCCTCCCAGACCAGCACCGTGGCCACCGCCAGCGAAGAGATGGCCGCCACCAGCGGCGACATCGCCCGCAACTGCACCATGGCCGCAGAGAGCTCCAAACGGACCAGCGAATCGGCAACCAGCGGCACGACCGTGGTTCACGAGACGATCGTCGGCATGGGCAAGATCGCCGAGCGGGTGAAGCAGACCGCCGACACCATCGGCGCCCTCGGCACACGCTCCGAGCAGATCGGCGCCATCATCGGCACCATCGAGGACATTGCCGACCAGACCAATCTTCTGGCCCTGAACGCCGCCATCGAGGCGGCCCGCGCCGGAGAGCAGGGACGCGGCTTCGCGGTCGTCGCCGACGAGGTGCGCGCCCTGGCCGAGCGGACGACCCGCGCCACCAGGGAGATCGGGGAAATGATCAAGGCCATCCAGGCCGAGACCAGGGAGGCGGTAAAGGCCATGGAGGAAGGCGTCCGCGAGGTGGAGAAGGGGGCCACCTCTTCGCAGAAATCGGGCGAGGCCCTGGACGAAATCCTGAGCCGGATCAACGATGTGACCATGCAGATCAACCAGATCGCCACGGCCGCCGAAGAGCAGACCGCCACAACCGGAGAAATAACGTCGAACATTCAGCAGATAACCGAGGTGGTCCATCAAACGGCCCGGGGTGCGGAGGAAACGGCATTGGCCGCCGGCCAGCTTTCCGAACAGGCCCAACAGCTCCAGAGCCTGGTAAGCAGATTCAGGATAGCGTGA
- a CDS encoding methyl-accepting chemotaxis protein: MSFWADLKVRTKQLVLIGICCLAMLVVGGVGMLDMKKLNTHLGASNENLRQVAILGEMKNSFLTMRLMLLANGLTKEPAKIRERLVDFGKTTASIREKIKALEATSLTPEGKEKLDTFKKGFELYASTGQKSGETTAAAIESQDPNAIDAANKWGLQNLAPLYAKPAEAISLLVESQVKSSQISYETDQSIYRRDVLLMMVIIFLAVTASFTIGLFISRSITGPLGRVFTTMSKVAAGDLTAHSDVDSRDEMGLLSTEVNTMSAKLQGIITQVAQSAVRVASSSGHLQSTSDQIATGAEEVASQTGTVATASEEMAATSSDIARNCLSAAESSSFASDTARSGAAVVQETITGMERIAGRVKQAAKTVEELGARSDQIGAIIGTIEDIADQTNLLALNAAIEAARAGDQGRGFAVVADEVRALAERTTRATREIGEMIKAIQTETKGAVNAMEEGVSEVEKGTASSMKSGEALQGILNQVNELTMQVNQIATAAEEQTATTGEITVNIHQITDVVHQTAKGATETATAAADLARQAEELQRLVGQFKLA, translated from the coding sequence ATGAGTTTCTGGGCTGACCTGAAAGTACGGACGAAGCAACTGGTGTTGATCGGTATCTGCTGCCTTGCCATGCTTGTGGTGGGCGGCGTGGGAATGCTGGACATGAAGAAGCTGAATACACACCTGGGCGCGTCCAACGAAAACCTGCGGCAGGTTGCCATCCTGGGGGAAATGAAGAACAGCTTTCTGACGATGCGCCTCATGCTTTTGGCCAACGGCCTCACCAAGGAGCCGGCCAAGATACGGGAACGGCTTGTCGACTTCGGCAAGACCACGGCAAGCATCCGCGAAAAGATCAAGGCCCTTGAGGCCACGTCGCTGACCCCGGAAGGGAAGGAGAAACTGGACACCTTTAAAAAGGGGTTCGAGCTCTATGCAAGCACCGGACAGAAGTCGGGGGAAACGACCGCGGCCGCCATCGAAAGCCAGGACCCGAACGCGATAGACGCGGCCAACAAATGGGGACTCCAGAATCTCGCCCCGCTCTACGCCAAACCGGCCGAAGCGATCTCCCTGCTGGTGGAATCCCAGGTCAAAAGCTCGCAAATCAGCTATGAGACAGACCAGTCCATCTACCGGCGCGACGTGCTGCTCATGATGGTGATCATCTTTCTGGCGGTGACGGCATCCTTCACCATCGGCCTGTTCATCTCCCGTTCCATCACCGGCCCCTTGGGCAGGGTCTTCACCACCATGTCCAAGGTGGCTGCGGGGGACCTGACCGCCCATTCGGACGTGGATTCGCGTGATGAAATGGGGCTTTTGTCCACCGAGGTCAACACCATGTCCGCAAAGCTGCAGGGCATCATCACCCAGGTTGCGCAGTCCGCCGTACGGGTGGCGTCGTCCTCGGGCCACCTCCAGAGCACCTCGGACCAGATCGCCACCGGCGCCGAGGAGGTTGCCTCCCAGACCGGCACCGTAGCCACGGCCAGCGAAGAGATGGCCGCCACCTCCAGCGACATTGCCCGCAACTGCCTGAGCGCCGCGGAGAGTTCGAGTTTCGCCAGCGACACGGCACGCTCCGGGGCAGCGGTGGTTCAGGAAACCATCACCGGCATGGAGCGCATCGCCGGGCGGGTGAAGCAGGCGGCCAAGACCGTGGAGGAGTTGGGGGCGCGTTCGGACCAGATCGGCGCGATCATCGGCACCATCGAGGATATCGCCGACCAGACCAACCTGCTGGCCCTGAATGCCGCCATCGAGGCCGCCAGGGCGGGCGACCAGGGACGCGGCTTTGCGGTCGTTGCGGACGAAGTCAGGGCGCTGGCCGAACGAACCACCCGCGCCACGCGCGAGATCGGCGAGATGATCAAGGCGATCCAGACGGAAACCAAGGGGGCGGTAAACGCCATGGAAGAGGGGGTAAGCGAGGTCGAGAAGGGGACCGCCTCCTCCATGAAGTCGGGCGAGGCGCTCCAGGGGATCCTCAATCAGGTCAACGAGCTGACCATGCAGGTCAACCAGATCGCCACGGCCGCCGAGGAGCAGACTGCCACCACCGGCGAGATAACGGTCAACATCCACCAAATCACCGATGTGGTCCACCAGACGGCCAAAGGCGCCACCGAAACGGCTACGGCGGCGGCCGACCTCGCCCGCCAGGCCGAAGAGCTGCAACGGCTGGTCGGCCAGTTCAAACTGGCCTGA
- a CDS encoding response regulator: MDRILVIDDDFHIRKTLIDILNYKGYEVIAAKDAAEGLALLRENSFSLALIDLGLPDMPGFEVLDRLKTESPATEAIILTGNAPLDSAAEAASRGAFACLGKPCEIDQLLLQVRRAMEKRQAAREPEKKQHDAVSRR, translated from the coding sequence ATGGACCGCATTCTGGTTATCGACGACGATTTCCACATCCGGAAGACGTTGATCGACATCCTGAACTACAAGGGGTACGAGGTTATCGCGGCAAAGGACGCTGCCGAGGGCCTCGCCCTGCTGCGCGAAAACAGCTTCAGCCTGGCGCTCATCGACCTCGGCCTGCCCGACATGCCCGGCTTCGAGGTGCTGGACAGGCTCAAGACGGAGTCCCCCGCCACCGAGGCCATCATCCTCACCGGAAACGCCCCCCTCGATTCGGCCGCGGAGGCGGCAAGCCGGGGCGCCTTCGCCTGCCTGGGCAAGCCCTGCGAGATCGACCAGCTCCTGCTGCAGGTGCGGCGAGCCATGGAAAAGCGGCAGGCGGCCCGGGAACCGGAGAAAAAGCAGCATGACGCCGTCTCCCGGCGATAG
- a CDS encoding sensor histidine kinase yields the protein MIRQNTSIARIVIFVLVAVTIFVSTAFGFFSYWQERSIRLKELHAELTIVSGQLSSSLALPVWNFDQQQTEKILESAMQNRQVAGIIVKEPGPGKVVAGRTRDPQWRVIPTGSDIPPHGLLSVQTPITIHDRQIGTVHLYLTPRFMKELLHSYLIRFACGIAVLNTCMVLILFHLLRRAVINPLKAVVGYALKVGAGGAEKAAIGAAGFYGELDNLRRSIEDMTHALLEAQEQLVRKEKLAILGQLAGSVGHELRNPLGVMNNAVYFLKTVQPEADDTVKEYLEIIKKEIDTSLCIITDLLDFARTRKPRIEAVAVRHLVDEALQRCAVPENISLRIALPDTLPALRVDPLQIGQVLYNLITNAIQAMPDGGTIEILALKLPASSTMKISIIDSGDGIPPERVAKLFQPLYTTKARGIGLGLTLCRNLSEANGGTIEVASLVGRGTTFAVTLPAEEPEEP from the coding sequence ATGATACGACAGAATACGTCAATAGCTCGCATCGTTATTTTCGTCCTGGTGGCGGTTACGATCTTCGTGTCAACCGCCTTCGGCTTTTTCAGCTATTGGCAGGAGCGGAGCATACGCCTCAAGGAGCTTCATGCGGAGCTCACCATCGTTTCCGGGCAGCTCTCGAGCAGCCTGGCCCTGCCCGTGTGGAACTTCGACCAGCAGCAGACCGAGAAGATACTCGAAAGCGCCATGCAGAACCGGCAGGTCGCGGGCATCATCGTCAAGGAGCCCGGCCCGGGTAAAGTCGTGGCGGGCCGGACGCGGGATCCCCAGTGGCGCGTCATCCCGACCGGGAGCGACATCCCGCCGCACGGGCTGCTCTCCGTTCAAACCCCCATCACGATCCACGACCGGCAGATCGGCACCGTGCACCTCTATCTCACCCCCCGGTTCATGAAGGAACTGCTCCACAGCTATCTCATACGGTTTGCGTGCGGCATCGCCGTGCTCAATACCTGCATGGTCCTGATCCTGTTCCATCTGCTCAGGCGCGCGGTCATCAATCCGCTGAAAGCCGTCGTAGGCTATGCCCTGAAGGTCGGCGCCGGAGGGGCGGAAAAGGCCGCCATCGGCGCCGCCGGCTTCTACGGCGAACTGGACAACCTCAGACGCTCCATCGAGGATATGACCCACGCCCTCCTGGAGGCCCAGGAGCAACTGGTACGCAAGGAAAAGCTGGCGATCCTCGGACAGCTTGCCGGCAGCGTGGGGCATGAGCTGCGCAATCCGCTCGGCGTCATGAACAATGCCGTGTATTTTCTGAAGACGGTCCAGCCGGAGGCCGACGACACCGTCAAGGAATACCTGGAGATCATCAAAAAGGAGATCGACACCTCCCTGTGCATCATCACCGATCTCCTTGACTTCGCCCGTACCAGGAAACCGCGGATTGAAGCGGTAGCGGTCCGTCATCTGGTGGACGAGGCCCTCCAGAGATGCGCCGTGCCGGAAAATATCTCGCTTCGGATCGCGCTTCCCGACACCCTGCCCGCTCTCAGGGTTGACCCGCTCCAGATCGGCCAGGTGCTGTACAACCTCATCACCAACGCCATCCAGGCGATGCCCGACGGCGGAACCATCGAAATCCTGGCACTGAAGCTTCCCGCCTCCTCCACCATGAAAATCAGCATCATCGACAGCGGTGACGGCATCCCGCCGGAGAGGGTGGCAAAACTCTTTCAACCGCTTTACACCACCAAGGCGCGCGGTATCGGGCTGGGGTTGACCCTCTGCCGGAACCTGAGCGAAGCCAATGGCGGCACCATAGAAGTAGCGAGCCTCGTGGGGCGCGGAACCACCTTTGCCGTGACATTGCCGGCCGAGGAACCGGAGGAGCCATGA
- a CDS encoding response regulator gives MNDGTVTVLVVDDDRRMVKTLCDILEIKGHRTLAAYGGDEALGLMGREKPDCVLMDIKMHGMSGIEVLKRMQAAHLDLPVVMMSANATEEQIEEAKRLGAYAVLSKPIDLQSILMFLSLIKKEESILIVDDDPLFARTLRDILQASGYRVETEFDSDKVLGHMEHDDQLIVVLDLKLGTANGLDVLKEIRSRYKAKPVVLVTGYGSEMTAAIVQGMQIGAYTCLYKPFEAEVLLRLIEEVSLTKLQAVLG, from the coding sequence ATGAACGACGGAACAGTGACCGTCCTGGTGGTTGACGACGACCGGCGCATGGTCAAGACCCTCTGCGACATTCTGGAGATAAAGGGGCACAGGACGCTGGCAGCCTATGGCGGTGACGAGGCATTGGGGCTGATGGGGCGGGAGAAGCCTGACTGCGTGCTGATGGACATCAAAATGCACGGGATGAGCGGCATCGAGGTGCTGAAACGCATGCAGGCGGCACACCTGGACCTGCCCGTGGTCATGATGAGCGCCAATGCCACGGAAGAACAGATCGAGGAAGCCAAACGCCTGGGAGCCTACGCGGTTCTCTCCAAGCCCATCGACCTGCAATCGATCCTCATGTTCCTCTCGCTCATCAAGAAAGAAGAGAGCATCCTCATCGTGGACGACGATCCGCTCTTTGCCAGAACGCTCAGGGACATCCTGCAGGCCAGCGGGTACCGGGTGGAAACGGAGTTCGACTCGGACAAGGTGCTTGGCCACATGGAGCATGACGATCAGTTGATCGTCGTCCTGGACCTCAAGCTCGGCACGGCGAACGGCCTGGATGTGCTGAAGGAGATCCGCTCCCGCTATAAAGCGAAACCGGTGGTGCTCGTCACCGGATACGGGAGCGAAATGACCGCCGCCATCGTCCAGGGCATGCAGATCGGCGCCTATACCTGTCTTTACAAACCCTTCGAGGCGGAGGTGTTGCTGCGCCTCATCGAAGAGGTCAGCCTCACCAAGCTGCAGGCGGTGCTCGGATAG
- a CDS encoding chemotaxis protein CheX encodes MGFSSVLLERLHTTEDVLAKQLVRDVKDVFNTMVGMDDLLHLPLEINPVNHFSGCTSALVGLAGTYNGLISLHVPDELARGITTNMLGQDVSDSGDDIQDALGEVANMIAGSFKQHLTSSGLDIRLSTPSVVTGKRYAISLTNKPEALALRFAASDEDWFMVAVALEEG; translated from the coding sequence ATGGGATTTTCATCGGTCTTGCTGGAGAGACTTCATACAACTGAGGATGTGCTGGCAAAGCAGCTCGTACGGGACGTGAAAGATGTCTTCAACACCATGGTCGGCATGGACGACCTGCTGCATCTCCCGCTGGAGATCAATCCCGTGAATCATTTTTCCGGCTGCACCAGCGCCCTGGTCGGCCTGGCGGGCACCTACAACGGCCTCATCAGCCTGCATGTCCCGGACGAATTGGCCAGAGGCATCACCACCAACATGCTTGGTCAGGACGTGAGCGATTCCGGCGATGACATCCAGGACGCGCTGGGAGAGGTCGCCAACATGATTGCCGGCTCCTTCAAACAGCACCTGACCAGCAGCGGCCTGGACATCCGGCTCTCGACGCCCTCGGTGGTCACCGGAAAGCGGTACGCCATCTCCCTCACCAACAAGCCGGAGGCGCTGGCGCTTCGTTTTGCCGCCTCGGACGAGGACTGGTTCATGGTCGCCGTGGCCCTGGAAGAGGGCTAG
- the rseP gene encoding RIP metalloprotease RseP, translating to MMIVYAVIVLGVLIFVHEFGHFLVAKLFNVKVEKFSLGFGPKLVGKKIGETEYLVSAFPLGGYVKMFGEGGFIEGAESHHPASEEGEENGAAPAGEAVAVPRELTAEEKSRSFAHKPPLARIAIVMAGPAFNLVFAWLAFIVLCMLGVPSITTKIGEVLKDKPAAKAGVQKNDVITAINGKGIAHWEEVAEAIAATKGQPVVVAVKRNGADLQFTIVPEPRISKNLFGEKVNGFAIGVASAGEVVTEHFGPIEAIGKGTVQTGKVIEITVMSLVKLAQRVVPLDSLGGPIMIAKMAGETAQAGGSSFLAFMALLSVNLGVLNLLPVPVLDGGHLFFFFWELIFRRPVSQKAREYAQQVGLMLLLGLMILAFYNDIIRYFVGQG from the coding sequence ATGATGATCGTCTATGCCGTAATCGTCCTGGGGGTACTGATCTTCGTCCATGAGTTCGGGCATTTCCTGGTGGCCAAGCTGTTCAACGTCAAGGTGGAGAAGTTTTCCCTCGGCTTCGGACCCAAGCTGGTGGGCAAGAAGATCGGCGAGACGGAATACCTGGTCTCTGCCTTCCCCTTGGGCGGCTATGTCAAGATGTTCGGCGAGGGAGGCTTCATCGAGGGGGCGGAATCGCACCATCCCGCTTCGGAGGAAGGGGAGGAAAACGGTGCCGCACCTGCCGGCGAGGCTGTCGCCGTCCCTCGGGAGTTGACGGCGGAGGAAAAGAGCCGCTCCTTCGCCCATAAGCCGCCCCTGGCGCGGATCGCCATCGTTATGGCCGGGCCGGCATTCAACCTGGTCTTTGCCTGGCTGGCCTTCATCGTGCTCTGCATGCTGGGCGTACCTTCCATCACCACCAAGATCGGCGAGGTCCTGAAGGACAAGCCCGCGGCAAAGGCCGGCGTTCAGAAGAACGACGTCATAACCGCCATCAACGGTAAGGGCATTGCCCATTGGGAAGAGGTGGCCGAAGCGATTGCCGCGACCAAGGGCCAACCGGTCGTGGTGGCGGTGAAGCGCAATGGGGCGGACCTGCAGTTCACCATCGTGCCCGAACCGCGCATCAGCAAGAACCTGTTCGGCGAAAAGGTCAACGGCTTCGCCATTGGCGTGGCTTCGGCCGGCGAGGTGGTAACCGAGCATTTCGGCCCCATCGAGGCGATCGGCAAGGGTACGGTCCAAACCGGGAAGGTGATCGAGATCACGGTCATGTCGCTGGTAAAACTGGCCCAGCGCGTCGTGCCGCTGGATTCGCTCGGCGGGCCGATCATGATCGCCAAGATGGCCGGTGAAACCGCCCAGGCCGGCGGCTCCAGCTTTTTGGCCTTCATGGCGCTGCTCAGCGTCAACCTGGGGGTACTCAACCTCCTGCCGGTGCCGGTTCTTGACGGCGGGCATCTTTTCTTCTTTTTCTGGGAATTGATATTCCGCCGCCCGGTCAGCCAAAAGGCCCGCGAATATGCCCAACAGGTCGGCCTGATGCTGCTTTTGGGGCTGATGATCCTGGCGTTCTACAACGATATCATCAGGTATTTCGTCGGCCAGGGATAA
- a CDS encoding 1-deoxy-D-xylulose-5-phosphate reductoisomerase, with product MKHLTILGSTGSIGVSTLEIVAAYPDRFRVVAMTAGRNLELFARQIKAFSPRIAVVAAQEDVPRLREMCSGIAVEILGGVEGLIAAAVADETEMVVAAIVGAAGLVPTAAAIRAGKDIALANKETLVTAGHLFMEMVAEYGVKLYPVDSEHSAVFQSMEGHRSEDITRIILTASGGPFLNTPTEQLAGVTVRDALNHPNWSMGRKISIDSATMMNKGLEVLEARWLFDVPVEKIDVNIHPQSIIHSMVEYVDGCVIAQLGTPDMKAPIAYALSYPERVATGVKPLDLTALSGLTFFRPDQEKFRCLGLAYRAIKEGESMPAVMNAANEIAVEAFLEGRLGFMQIAQVIERTMDAHQAHNLKSIEEVLLADRWGRDRAREICRGMVN from the coding sequence ATGAAACATCTCACCATTCTCGGTTCAACCGGCTCCATCGGCGTCAGCACCCTGGAGATCGTCGCCGCGTACCCGGACCGTTTCCGCGTGGTTGCCATGACCGCCGGCCGCAATCTCGAACTGTTCGCCCGCCAGATCAAAGCGTTCTCGCCGCGCATCGCCGTTGTCGCCGCCCAGGAGGACGTCCCCCGGCTCAGGGAGATGTGTTCCGGGATTGCGGTTGAGATTCTGGGAGGCGTTGAAGGCCTGATCGCCGCCGCCGTCGCCGACGAAACGGAGATGGTGGTGGCCGCCATCGTCGGCGCCGCCGGTCTGGTTCCCACCGCCGCCGCCATCCGGGCCGGCAAGGACATCGCCCTGGCCAACAAGGAGACCCTCGTCACCGCCGGGCATCTCTTCATGGAGATGGTGGCCGAGTACGGCGTCAAGCTCTACCCGGTGGACAGCGAGCATAGCGCCGTGTTCCAGTCCATGGAAGGGCATCGCAGCGAAGACATCACCCGGATCATCCTGACCGCTTCGGGCGGCCCGTTCCTGAACACGCCGACCGAGCAGCTGGCCGGCGTCACCGTGCGGGATGCCCTCAATCATCCCAACTGGAGCATGGGGCGCAAGATCTCCATCGATTCGGCGACCATGATGAACAAGGGGCTGGAGGTGCTGGAGGCGCGCTGGCTGTTCGATGTGCCGGTGGAGAAGATCGACGTCAATATCCACCCCCAGAGCATCATCCACTCCATGGTCGAATACGTGGACGGCTGCGTCATCGCCCAGTTGGGCACGCCCGACATGAAGGCTCCCATCGCCTACGCCCTGTCCTATCCGGAGAGGGTGGCAACCGGGGTCAAGCCGCTCGACCTGACCGCCCTGTCCGGGCTGACCTTCTTCAGGCCGGACCAGGAGAAGTTCCGCTGCCTCGGACTGGCCTATCGGGCCATCAAGGAGGGGGAGAGCATGCCGGCCGTGATGAATGCCGCCAACGAGATCGCCGTGGAGGCGTTCCTGGAGGGACGGCTCGGCTTCATGCAGATCGCCCAGGTCATTGAGCGGACCATGGATGCCCACCAGGCCCATAACCTGAAATCCATCGAAGAGGTGTTGCTGGCCGACCGCTGGGGGCGCGACCGGGCCCGCGAGATCTGCCGGGGAATGGTGAACTGA
- a CDS encoding phosphatidate cytidylyltransferase — protein sequence MKRLISALILLPVLILTILKGGPLLFACLLAIFVFIGIHEFYRMALPDRTVEVWPAAVCGTLLIFVPFFGNDRHLLAGVAFLFLAFALLFLFRIREVADAAREIAHAMLAFLYIPFLLMHLVMLRQTPYGIQWLLVIMLIVMTNDSAAYYTGGAFGKHRLYPLVSPKKSIEGALGGLAGSIGGTLIAKFSFFPQLSFRDALATALFIGALGQAGDLFESLLKRSFGVKDSGTIIPGHGGVLDRLDSIIFAAPALYYYVIYFFKG from the coding sequence ATTAAACGCCTGATCTCAGCGCTTATCCTCCTGCCGGTCCTGATCCTGACCATTCTCAAGGGCGGCCCGCTGTTGTTCGCCTGCCTGCTGGCCATCTTCGTCTTCATCGGCATTCACGAATTCTACCGCATGGCCCTGCCGGACAGGACCGTCGAGGTGTGGCCGGCGGCCGTCTGCGGCACGCTCCTCATTTTCGTCCCCTTTTTCGGCAACGACCGCCACCTCCTGGCAGGGGTCGCTTTCCTGTTCCTGGCCTTTGCCCTTCTGTTTCTCTTCCGCATCCGGGAGGTGGCCGATGCCGCGCGGGAGATCGCCCATGCCATGCTGGCGTTTCTCTACATCCCGTTCCTGCTGATGCATCTGGTCATGCTGCGCCAGACCCCCTACGGCATCCAGTGGCTCCTGGTGATCATGCTGATCGTCATGACCAACGATTCGGCGGCCTATTACACCGGCGGCGCCTTCGGCAAACACCGCCTCTACCCGCTGGTCAGCCCCAAGAAAAGCATCGAGGGGGCCCTGGGCGGGCTGGCCGGCAGCATTGGCGGCACCCTGATCGCCAAGTTCAGCTTTTTCCCCCAGCTGAGCTTTCGGGATGCCCTGGCGACGGCCCTGTTCATCGGAGCCCTCGGGCAGGCCGGCGACCTGTTCGAATCGCTCCTCAAGCGCAGTTTCGGGGTCAAGGATTCCGGGACCATCATCCCCGGCCACGGCGGCGTTCTGGACCGTCTGGACAGCATCATCTTCGCCGCGCCGGCCCTCTATTACTACGTCATCTATTTTTTCAAGGGATAG
- a CDS encoding isoprenyl transferase, with amino-acid sequence MEPLEPGKLPTHLAVIMDGNGRWAQQRMLKRIVGHQRGAETIKMVVEQASLLGIRYLTLFAFSSENWSRPAMEVKALMALLKKYIRQETARMMRKNIRYNVIGNRSELPDDVNATLEDAIRETSGNTGMVLTLALSYGGRQEISMAARRLARDVAAGTVRPDDITMELFSGYLDTGGLPDPDFLIRTSGEMRISNFLLWQLAYTELYFTETYWPDFTINEFHKALADFQSRERRFGKTSDQLLNRGSLLNA; translated from the coding sequence ATGGAGCCGCTCGAACCGGGCAAACTGCCCACGCACCTTGCCGTCATCATGGACGGCAACGGGCGGTGGGCCCAGCAGCGCATGCTCAAGCGCATCGTAGGCCACCAGCGCGGGGCCGAGACCATCAAAATGGTGGTGGAGCAGGCGTCCCTTCTGGGGATCAGGTATCTGACCCTGTTCGCCTTTTCCTCGGAAAACTGGTCGCGGCCCGCCATGGAGGTCAAGGCGCTGATGGCGCTGCTCAAGAAGTACATCCGCCAGGAAACGGCGCGCATGATGCGCAAGAACATCCGCTATAACGTCATCGGCAACCGCAGCGAACTACCCGACGACGTCAACGCCACCCTGGAGGACGCCATCCGCGAAACGTCCGGCAATACCGGCATGGTGCTGACCCTGGCGCTTTCCTACGGCGGCCGGCAGGAGATCAGCATGGCGGCGCGCCGGCTGGCCCGGGACGTGGCGGCCGGCACGGTCAGGCCGGACGACATTACCATGGAACTTTTCTCCGGTTATCTCGACACCGGTGGCCTGCCCGATCCGGATTTCCTGATCCGCACCAGCGGAGAAATGCGCATCAGCAACTTCCTCTTGTGGCAATTGGCCTACACCGAGCTGTATTTTACCGAAACCTACTGGCCCGACTTCACCATCAACGAGTTCCACAAGGCGCTGGCCGATTTCCAGTCCCGGGAGCGGCGTTTCGGCAAAACCAGCGACCAACTACTGAATAGGGGCTCCTTATTAAACGCCTGA